One Amorphoplanes digitatis genomic window carries:
- a CDS encoding NADP-dependent oxidoreductase encodes MRAVSYAQFGGPEVLQVVTDLPVPQPGPGQVRVRVAASVLHPVDLMVRAGRFPAPLPTGLPYVPGWDVAGTVDAVGPSVGDLAVNDEVIGFSPWLRTTVGAHAEYVVLDAAWLTAAPVGVPAGEAATLPANGLTAVQALDMLALPPGSSVLVTGAAGQVGGFTLALARVAGLRATGVAAAGDREFVESQGAAFVPRSDDPVPAVAAGFDAVVDLAVIGSSLMELVRDGGGFVAASPPLRPEPARGIRTFALNVQPDRARLGELVKLVESGDIPLRVAGVYPFTEAAAAHERLARGGLRGGVVIVP; translated from the coding sequence ATGCGAGCGGTCAGCTATGCACAGTTCGGTGGGCCGGAGGTTCTCCAGGTGGTGACGGACCTGCCGGTGCCACAGCCGGGACCGGGTCAGGTGCGGGTACGGGTCGCCGCGTCCGTCCTGCACCCGGTCGACCTCATGGTCCGCGCCGGGCGGTTCCCGGCACCGCTGCCGACCGGGCTGCCGTACGTGCCCGGTTGGGACGTGGCCGGCACGGTCGACGCGGTGGGGCCGTCCGTCGGAGATCTCGCCGTGAATGACGAGGTCATCGGCTTCTCGCCCTGGCTGCGCACGACGGTCGGCGCCCACGCGGAGTATGTGGTCCTCGATGCCGCGTGGCTGACCGCCGCGCCGGTCGGTGTTCCCGCCGGCGAGGCCGCTACCCTGCCGGCCAACGGCCTCACCGCCGTACAGGCCCTCGACATGCTCGCGCTCCCGCCGGGCTCGTCGGTGCTCGTCACCGGCGCCGCGGGGCAGGTCGGCGGGTTCACCCTGGCGCTGGCCCGGGTCGCCGGCCTGCGCGCCACGGGAGTAGCGGCGGCCGGCGACCGCGAGTTCGTCGAGTCGCAGGGCGCGGCGTTCGTGCCACGCTCGGACGATCCGGTCCCGGCGGTGGCGGCCGGCTTCGACGCGGTCGTCGACCTCGCGGTGATCGGCTCGTCGTTGATGGAACTGGTCAGGGACGGCGGCGGCTTCGTGGCCGCCTCGCCACCGCTGCGCCCGGAGCCGGCGCGGGGAATCCGGACGTTCGCGCTGAACGTGCAGCCCGACCGCGCCCGGCTGGGCGAACTGGTGAAGTTGGTGGAGAGCGGCGACATCCCACTACGGGTCGCCGGCGTCTACCCCTTCACCGAGGCGGCGGCGGCCCACGAGCGGCTGGCCCGGGGCGGACTACGCGGAGGCGTGGTGATCGTTCCCTGA
- a CDS encoding winged helix-turn-helix transcriptional regulator, with protein MATTTAGQRREQAKRDYDAFLAGCPTRELLSTLTDKWAALVIAALAGGPQRHSELARRIAGVSQKMLTQTLRTLERDGLLTRTVTASVPARVDYELTPLGHDLVPVMAAIKSWAETNMDRVFQARAQFDARS; from the coding sequence ATGGCGACGACGACCGCTGGACAACGACGGGAGCAGGCCAAACGCGACTACGACGCGTTTCTGGCCGGCTGCCCGACCCGGGAACTGCTGAGCACGCTCACCGACAAATGGGCGGCGCTGGTGATCGCGGCGCTCGCCGGTGGCCCGCAGCGGCACAGCGAGCTCGCCCGCCGCATCGCCGGCGTCAGCCAGAAGATGCTCACCCAGACGCTGCGCACACTGGAACGCGACGGGCTGCTCACCCGCACCGTGACCGCGTCGGTGCCGGCCCGCGTCGACTACGAGCTCACCCCGCTCGGCCACGACCTGGTCCCGGTGATGGCCGCGATCAAGTCCTGGGCGGAGACGAACATGGACCGCGTCTTCCAGGCCCGCGCCCAGTTCGACGCGCGATCCTGA
- a CDS encoding GNAT family N-acetyltransferase codes for MRVTLRVLALSDVPAHNAGEDDRTVRWLTGGYGTIESTTRWFAQLAGNARTGQGARGFGVCLDDRLAGYVEGNPDVRDGLDDGDVNISYAVHPWARGRGVAVEAVGLMRAFLRDQRIGTRAAIRVEPENVASVRVAVKSGFRHVRDFVSRTDTHPDGSPAGMRLYVHDL; via the coding sequence ATGCGCGTCACACTCCGCGTCCTGGCCCTCTCCGACGTCCCCGCGCACAATGCCGGTGAGGACGACCGGACGGTCCGGTGGCTGACCGGCGGCTACGGCACGATCGAGTCGACGACGCGGTGGTTCGCCCAGCTCGCCGGCAACGCCCGGACCGGGCAGGGAGCCCGAGGCTTCGGCGTGTGCCTCGACGACCGCCTGGCCGGCTACGTCGAGGGCAACCCCGACGTGCGCGACGGCCTGGACGACGGCGACGTCAACATCAGCTACGCGGTCCATCCGTGGGCCCGCGGCCGTGGCGTCGCCGTCGAGGCCGTCGGCCTGATGCGCGCGTTCCTCCGCGACCAGCGGATCGGCACCCGCGCGGCCATCCGGGTAGAGCCGGAGAACGTCGCGTCCGTCCGGGTCGCGGTGAAGAGCGGCTTCCGCCACGTGCGTGACTTCGTCTCCCGGACCGACACGCATCCCGACGGAAGCCCGGCCGGGATGCGCCTCTACGTCCACGATCTCTGA
- a CDS encoding GGDEF domain-containing protein: MTASIGSTTTASATDPTYGSMLADADRNLYAAKHAGRDRVVNNPPPLPTARRYRDAPIPSLAA, translated from the coding sequence GTGACCGCCAGCATCGGCTCGACCACCACCGCCTCGGCAACCGACCCCACCTACGGCAGCATGCTCGCCGACGCCGACCGCAACCTCTACGCCGCCAAGCACGCCGGCCGCGACCGCGTCGTCAACAACCCACCGCCACTCCCGACGGCCCGCCGCTACCGCGACGCTCCGATACCATCCCTCGCTGCATGA
- a CDS encoding SMI1/KNR4 family protein: MTGFDTAAELRARLGDRDGVWEFLRRFARAWDLRDAGGGDPDRSADRLGVALPAALREAYAIRGVLDPGALEVQDDVLVFHRADPMITETVWGIPLDVAGLPDPPVVIDTGAGWQPYLDRTSLACVDVALTAVVQEHDAGLCNACELPADLAGPAMAAFDRVPLPDLPMWIDVEESPVRWWSGPGQVLRTHGDGGVWLWVSAQTEESLDAVYAAIPQARWSN; the protein is encoded by the coding sequence GTGACGGGGTTCGACACGGCGGCGGAGTTGAGGGCACGGCTCGGTGACCGGGACGGCGTGTGGGAGTTCCTGCGCCGGTTCGCACGCGCCTGGGATCTCCGCGATGCGGGCGGCGGCGACCCCGACCGGTCCGCCGACCGACTGGGAGTCGCGCTACCGGCGGCGCTACGGGAGGCGTACGCGATCCGCGGCGTCCTGGATCCCGGAGCGCTCGAGGTGCAGGACGACGTCCTGGTGTTCCACCGCGCCGACCCGATGATCACCGAGACGGTGTGGGGCATCCCGCTCGACGTTGCCGGCCTGCCGGATCCGCCGGTGGTCATCGACACCGGGGCCGGCTGGCAGCCGTATCTCGACCGGACCTCGCTGGCCTGCGTCGACGTGGCCCTGACCGCGGTGGTGCAGGAGCACGACGCGGGGCTGTGCAACGCGTGTGAGCTGCCGGCGGACCTGGCCGGTCCGGCCATGGCCGCCTTCGATCGGGTACCGCTGCCCGACCTGCCCATGTGGATCGACGTCGAGGAGTCGCCGGTGCGCTGGTGGTCCGGGCCGGGCCAGGTGCTGCGCACTCACGGCGACGGCGGGGTATGGCTGTGGGTCAGCGCCCAGACCGAGGAGTCCCTGGACGCGGTGTACGCCGCCATCCCCCAAGCGCGATGGAGCAACTGA
- a CDS encoding YncE family protein codes for MPLSSRPAAAVLATASAVAAALIGAAPAQAAAVTNTPTKLTTLAAPKSMTAANGRLFVSDGNAVAVLGTDGVTQKSVTGMFGARDVLASPSGDRVYVALSQAGAIAVIDTGTLAEVARYTTGECPVHLAFAGSRLFYGAGCDQWDGTIGSVDAATGTGLQTVETPDMYSAPLLAGAGNTLVAGVGGISSGPVYTYTVDGATVTGLAHKDTGGSLDRVSVSPDGKKVATAAGSPYHLAQYDAATMSVAGSFDTGAYPADVAYSHGGTMIGGGVDSTYGPGGNIVAFDVVAGTQVLSGNAHPKAAYNRPGPVSGTLTWSADDTRLYAILDDFTGRAEQPHIYYLAKGFETIPAPAVTTTRLTLVQPATAGAKVRATATVAGHPGVTVRFVRTSPAGNATVTARTNSAGAATVDIPAPAGGAVTAYYDGDDSNKASSAKVAYKTVTTTAVTVTGQYKTVNKVAYFHDKKNVVIKVAVSSPVAGRKINAALQGKSGGKWQTLQTKVFTLDASGRYYIGLVTANKRVPYRVVVKFTGDAYGKPSSATGRTLTIR; via the coding sequence GTGCCCTTAAGCTCCCGCCCGGCGGCCGCCGTGCTGGCCACCGCCAGCGCTGTCGCCGCTGCCCTCATCGGGGCCGCGCCGGCACAGGCCGCCGCCGTGACCAACACCCCCACGAAGCTCACGACGCTGGCCGCGCCGAAGAGCATGACGGCCGCGAACGGACGGCTGTTCGTCTCCGACGGCAACGCCGTCGCCGTCCTCGGCACCGACGGGGTGACGCAGAAGAGCGTCACCGGGATGTTCGGGGCACGTGACGTCCTGGCGTCGCCGTCCGGTGACCGGGTCTATGTCGCGCTCAGCCAGGCCGGCGCTATCGCCGTCATCGACACCGGCACGCTGGCCGAGGTCGCGCGGTACACGACCGGCGAATGCCCGGTCCACCTCGCGTTCGCCGGCTCGCGCCTGTTCTACGGCGCCGGCTGCGACCAGTGGGACGGCACCATCGGCTCGGTCGACGCCGCCACCGGCACCGGCCTTCAGACCGTCGAGACCCCCGACATGTACTCCGCTCCGCTGCTCGCCGGTGCCGGGAACACCCTCGTCGCGGGCGTCGGCGGCATCAGCAGCGGCCCGGTCTACACCTACACGGTCGACGGGGCCACCGTCACCGGGCTGGCGCACAAGGACACCGGCGGGTCCCTCGACCGGGTCTCCGTCAGCCCCGACGGCAAGAAGGTCGCCACGGCCGCCGGCTCCCCGTACCACCTGGCGCAGTACGACGCCGCCACCATGAGCGTCGCCGGGTCGTTCGACACGGGTGCGTACCCGGCCGACGTCGCCTACTCCCACGGCGGCACCATGATCGGTGGCGGGGTCGACAGCACCTACGGGCCGGGCGGCAACATCGTCGCGTTCGACGTCGTCGCGGGCACCCAGGTCCTCTCCGGCAACGCACACCCGAAGGCCGCCTACAACCGCCCGGGGCCGGTCTCCGGAACCTTGACCTGGTCTGCCGACGACACGCGTCTCTACGCGATCCTCGACGACTTCACCGGACGCGCCGAGCAGCCGCACATCTACTACCTCGCCAAGGGCTTCGAGACGATCCCCGCACCGGCCGTGACGACCACCAGGCTGACGCTCGTTCAGCCCGCGACGGCCGGCGCGAAGGTCCGCGCGACCGCCACCGTGGCCGGCCACCCGGGCGTCACGGTCCGGTTCGTCCGCACCAGCCCGGCGGGCAACGCCACCGTGACCGCCAGGACGAACTCGGCCGGCGCCGCGACCGTCGACATTCCGGCACCGGCCGGCGGTGCGGTCACCGCCTACTACGACGGCGACGACAGCAACAAGGCGTCGTCCGCCAAGGTCGCCTACAAGACCGTCACGACCACCGCGGTCACCGTCACCGGTCAGTACAAGACGGTGAACAAGGTCGCCTACTTCCACGACAAGAAGAACGTCGTCATCAAGGTAGCCGTGTCCTCACCCGTCGCCGGCCGGAAGATCAACGCCGCGCTCCAGGGCAAGTCCGGCGGCAAGTGGCAGACCTTGCAGACGAAGGTCTTCACCCTCGACGCTTCCGGCCGCTACTACATCGGCCTCGTCACCGCCAACAAGCGGGTGCCGTACCGCGTCGTCGTCAAGTTCACCGGCGACGCCTACGGCAAGCCGTCCTCGGCCACCGGCAGAACCCTCACCATCCGCTGA
- a CDS encoding NUDIX hydrolase, with translation MTPNLRHAVRAIILDEDDRILLCRFVFPHPAVPEQAKAVWAAPGGGIEPGEDRLTALRRELREETGLAITADPPHVWHQEVLPADHAPGFDGIINDYFLIRANHFQPHGELTDDQLAAEENLAAFRWWQLSEIAGHSGAELFSPRDLTTPLAALLTAGTPDQPVQLGL, from the coding sequence ATGACGCCGAATCTGCGCCACGCCGTCCGCGCGATCATCCTTGATGAGGACGACCGCATCCTGCTCTGCCGCTTCGTCTTTCCTCACCCGGCGGTGCCGGAGCAGGCGAAGGCCGTGTGGGCGGCCCCAGGCGGCGGCATCGAACCCGGTGAGGACCGGCTGACGGCCTTGCGTCGTGAACTGCGTGAGGAGACCGGTCTGGCGATCACCGCCGATCCACCGCACGTCTGGCACCAGGAAGTCCTGCCCGCCGACCATGCGCCGGGCTTCGACGGCATCATCAACGACTACTTCCTCATCCGCGCGAACCACTTCCAGCCCCACGGCGAGCTGACAGACGACCAACTCGCTGCTGAGGAGAACCTGGCCGCGTTCCGGTGGTGGCAGCTCTCGGAGATCGCTGGTCACTCGGGAGCTGAGCTGTTCTCGCCCCGCGACCTCACCACCCCCTTGGCAGCGCTTCTCACAGCGGGGACGCCGGACCAGCCGGTCCAGCTCGGCCTTTAG
- a CDS encoding PPOX class F420-dependent oxidoreductase, which yields MTVPAEIAASKQISLTTYRKDGTPVATPVWHVADGKTITTVSAADAWKVKRLRRNPQVEIVACDIRGKVAPDAHPIQGTATLLAPSETETARRLLESRYITARIGGGLSRLLRLKRPPGIGIVITL from the coding sequence ATGACCGTCCCCGCCGAAATCGCCGCCAGCAAACAGATCAGCCTGACCACCTACCGCAAGGACGGCACCCCCGTCGCGACCCCGGTCTGGCACGTCGCCGACGGCAAAACCATCACCACCGTCTCCGCCGCCGACGCCTGGAAGGTCAAGCGCCTCCGCAGAAACCCCCAGGTCGAAATTGTTGCCTGCGACATCCGCGGCAAAGTCGCGCCCGACGCCCACCCGATCCAGGGCACCGCCACCCTCCTCGCACCCTCCGAAACCGAAACCGCACGCCGGCTCCTGGAAAGCCGCTACATCACCGCCCGCATCGGAGGCGGGCTCTCCAGGCTGCTTCGCCTCAAACGGCCGCCCGGCATCGGCATCGTCATCACCCTCTGA
- a CDS encoding helix-turn-helix domain-containing protein gives MDNRDEVKAFLSSRRAKITPEQAGLTSYNRNRRVPGLRRSEVADLAGVSVEYYAQLERGNLAGASDSVLDALARALHLDEAEQQHLAALARAAGPASRTRRKPSAPQVRPSVARILELMTGIPAFVNNGRGDVIAANPLTQALYAPMFDDATRPPNHARFAFLNPRARDFWRDWERIATTTVAMLRAEAGRDPYDKSLTDLVGELCTRSEEFRIRWAAHDVRLHNTGVKQFRHPVVGDIDLNFETMQLTADPGLYMTLLSAPAGSTADDALRLLASWAATRHTDALPTHPRP, from the coding sequence GTGGACAACCGCGACGAGGTAAAAGCCTTCCTCAGCTCCCGCCGCGCCAAGATCACCCCCGAGCAGGCCGGGCTGACCAGCTACAACCGCAACCGGCGGGTGCCGGGCCTGCGTCGCAGCGAGGTGGCCGACCTGGCCGGCGTCAGCGTCGAGTACTACGCCCAACTCGAACGCGGCAACCTCGCCGGCGCCTCCGACAGCGTTCTCGACGCCCTCGCCCGGGCCCTGCACCTCGACGAGGCCGAACAGCAACACCTGGCCGCCCTCGCCCGTGCTGCCGGCCCGGCCTCCCGTACCCGCCGGAAGCCTTCCGCGCCGCAGGTCCGCCCGAGCGTGGCTCGCATTCTCGAGCTGATGACCGGAATTCCCGCGTTCGTCAACAACGGCCGCGGCGACGTCATCGCCGCCAACCCGCTGACGCAGGCCCTATACGCGCCCATGTTCGACGACGCCACCCGGCCGCCGAACCACGCCCGTTTCGCGTTTCTGAACCCTCGGGCACGGGACTTCTGGCGCGACTGGGAGCGAATCGCGACCACGACGGTGGCGATGCTGCGGGCCGAGGCCGGCCGCGACCCGTACGACAAGTCCTTGACCGATCTGGTCGGTGAGCTGTGCACTCGCAGCGAGGAGTTCCGGATCCGCTGGGCCGCCCACGACGTACGCCTGCACAACACCGGCGTCAAACAGTTCCGTCACCCGGTCGTCGGCGACATCGACCTGAACTTCGAGACCATGCAGCTGACCGCCGACCCCGGCCTTTACATGACCTTGCTCAGCGCCCCGGCCGGCTCCACCGCCGACGACGCCTTGCGTCTGCTGGCAAGCTGGGCCGCCACCCGCCACACCGACGCCCTGCCCACACACCCGCGACCGTGA
- a CDS encoding SDR family oxidoreductase, which produces MSKVAEKKVLLVTGASRGMGVDIAKAALAAGYAVVATGRDPQKVGKAVGAAEDLLTVRLDVTDPASAQAAVQAAVDRFGRIDVLVNNAGNFIAGFFEEITAQDFRAQVETNLFGPLNVTRAVLPVMRAQRSGLVVSISSVAGFLGAEFTSAYAAAKFGLEGWMESLAPEVAPYGIKTMIVEPGFFRTDLLTPESTSYAEASIDDYAERTKQTVTAWSGMSGLQGGDPAKLAAALVQLTGSVEPPARWVAGADAVGALEMKAKLLLEQAGAHRELSSALAHDA; this is translated from the coding sequence GTGAGCAAGGTGGCTGAGAAGAAGGTTCTCCTCGTTACCGGTGCAAGCCGGGGCATGGGCGTGGACATCGCGAAGGCCGCCCTGGCCGCCGGGTACGCCGTCGTGGCGACCGGCCGTGACCCGCAGAAGGTGGGAAAGGCCGTCGGTGCCGCCGAGGACCTGCTGACCGTGCGGCTCGACGTGACCGATCCTGCCAGCGCCCAAGCCGCGGTGCAGGCTGCCGTGGACCGGTTCGGGCGCATCGATGTGCTGGTCAACAACGCGGGCAACTTCATCGCCGGGTTCTTCGAGGAGATCACCGCGCAGGACTTCCGGGCGCAGGTGGAGACGAACCTGTTCGGTCCGCTCAACGTCACCCGGGCGGTGCTGCCGGTGATGCGCGCGCAGCGTTCCGGGCTGGTCGTGTCGATCTCGTCGGTTGCCGGTTTCCTAGGCGCGGAGTTCACCTCGGCATACGCGGCGGCGAAGTTCGGCCTCGAAGGCTGGATGGAATCCCTCGCCCCGGAGGTCGCCCCGTACGGGATCAAGACCATGATCGTGGAGCCCGGCTTCTTCCGCACCGACCTGCTCACCCCGGAGTCGACCAGCTACGCCGAGGCGAGCATCGACGACTACGCGGAGCGCACCAAGCAGACCGTAACCGCGTGGAGCGGGATGAGCGGCCTGCAGGGCGGCGACCCGGCGAAGCTCGCCGCCGCGCTGGTGCAGCTCACCGGTTCGGTCGAGCCGCCGGCGCGCTGGGTGGCCGGCGCCGACGCGGTCGGTGCCCTGGAGATGAAGGCGAAGCTCCTGCTGGAGCAGGCCGGCGCGCACCGGGAACTGTCGTCGGCGCTCGCCCACGACGCCTGA